Proteins encoded together in one Coffea arabica cultivar ET-39 chromosome 2c, Coffea Arabica ET-39 HiFi, whole genome shotgun sequence window:
- the LOC113724656 gene encoding uncharacterized protein, producing MASKHKQPLLEIDLNIEFTQAHVEDGSTPKEAYNHLPDLNIDAAGDFILDLNVIPSSSMHEMLTPTQPLLDLNQEPSTLCEDNIEYVDVDTENIIGEAENQHNIQTLSNEKRRAIYHTLLEKSDNGKLKKGVTNMVASSFSVSMRTVQRIWKQAKDFGDVNHRKTGNCGRKRVQIDYDRFREIPLAERTTLSSLSNALKISQSTLSKLRKLGDIRHHSNAIKPFLKEENKIARLRFCLSMLEHDGTTHDPVFKSMHNIIHVDEKWFYMTKKSTKYYLVPDEEDPHRTIQSKNFIGKIMFLVALARPRFDPQGNEVFSGKIGVWPFVTQESAKRTSANRVVGTLQTKPITSVTREVTRSFFIEKLIPAIKAKWPRDDLRNPIFVQQDNARPHID from the exons ATGGCTTCAAAACATAAACAGCCTCTTCTTGAAATAGATTTAAATATTGAATTCACACAAGCACATGTTGAAGATGGAAGTACTCCAAAGGAAGCCTACAACCATTTACCGGATCTTAACATTGATGCAGCCGGTGATTTTATTCTTGACCTTAATGTCATTCCAAGTTCTTCAATGCATGAGATGTTAACACCAACTCAACCGTTGTTGGATCTAAATCAAGAGCCATCAACACTTTGTGAAGATAATATTG AGTATGTAGATGTTGACACTGAGAATATCATTGGAGAAGCAGAAAATCAACATAATATTCAAACTTTGTCCAATGAAAAACGTAGGGCCATATATCATACTCTTTTGGAAAAGAGTGATAatggaaaattgaaaaaagggGTGACAAATATGGTGGCTTCATCATTTTCGGTCTCTATGAGAACCGTACAACGTATTTGGAAACAAGCAAAGGACTTCGGTGATGTTAATCATAGGAAAACGGGAAATTGTGGACGTAAGAGAGTCCAGATTGACTATGATCGATTTCGGGAGATACCTTTGGCTGAACGAACAACGTTAAGTTCATTATCTAATGCCTTGAAAATAAGTCAATCTACATTGTCTAAACTTCGTAAGTTAGGAGATATACGACATCATTCAAATGCTATAAAGCCTTTCTTGaaggaagaaaataaaatagCACGCTTGAGATTTTGCTTGTCAATGCTCGAACATGATGGCACAACACATGATCCAGTTTTTAAAAGTATGCATAACATTATTCATGTTGATGAAAAGTGGTTCTATATGACAAAGAAGTCTACCAAGTACTATTTGGTACCAGACGAGGAAGATCCACATCGCACTATTCAAagtaaaaatttcattggaaaaattATGTTCTTAGTGGCTTTAGCTCGACCAAGATTTGATCCACAAGGGAACGAAGTATTCTCTGGGAAAATTGGTGTCTGGCCGTTTGTTACCCAAGAGTCGGCTAAAAGGACAAGTGCTAATAGAGTTGTAGGGACACTACAAACGAAGCCAATAACCTCAGTGACAAGAGAAGTTACAAGATCATTTTTTATTGAGAAGCTTATACCAGCAATAAAGGCAAAATGGCCAAGAGATGACTTGAGAAATCCAATATTTGTTCAGCAAGATAATGCAAGGCCTCACATTGATTAA
- the LOC140035784 gene encoding major pollen allergen Ole e 10-like, with amino-acid sequence MTSTDDNKSTSDWIFTLGGDAISWASKKQTCITNSTMEFEFVTLAAARKEARVQKFWCVLRRGIPDSQVQQFLDSACSQLDCRPINPGGACYDPNTYANHGSYALDLYYVVRGQCPGIGIFTDNNPCTSQTPSPCHIKQEIGY; translated from the exons ATGACTAGTACCGATGACAATAAGTCGACATCAGATTGGATCTTCACTCTTGGAGGTGATGCTATTAGTTGGGCTTCAAAGAAGCAAACTTGCATTACAAATTCAACTATGGAATTTGAATTTGTAACTTTGGCTGCAGCAAGGAAG GAAGCAAGGGTGCAGAAGTTCTGGTGTGTATTGAGACGTGGTATTCCTGACTCTCAAGTGCAACAATTTTTAGATTCTGCCTGTTCCCAGCTTGATTGCAGGCCCATAAATCCTGGTGGTGCTTGCTACGACCCTAACACATATGCAAACCATGGATCCTACGCCCTTGATCTCTACTATGTCGTTCGTGGTCAATGCCCTGGGATTGGCATTTTTACTGATAATAATCCATGTACTTCTCAAACTCCTTCTCCTTGTCACATTAAACAAGAAATAGGATACTGA